The Amycolatopsis umgeniensis DNA segment GGTCCCTGAATCCCGGCGCGTTCGCCTCGACCGTCTTTTCGATCCGCTCGACCTGTCGATCCAGGGCCGTCCGGTCCTCCGTCACCCCGCGAGGCACATGGGTGTATGCCCAGGCCGCCTCGGTACCCGGCGGCGAGCGATCCGGGTCGCTGGTGGTCATCTGGCCGAACAGCAGGAACGGTTCGTGCGGGCTGCGGCCACGTACGAGGTCGCCTCCGAAGGCCGACAGGCCGTCCAAGTCCGTACCGAGGTGGAGGGTTCCCGCGCCGCGCGCCTCTTCGGCGGTCCAGGGCACGGGGCCGGACAGCGCCCAATCCACTTTGACCGTCGCGCTGTCCCACTGGAACCGGCCGAGATCCTCGAGCAGACGGGACGGCAGCTGATCCGCGGCGATCATCTCGCCGTACAACGTCGTCGCCGGGACGTCCGCGAGAACCGCTTTGCGGGCCCGGATCGGGTCGCCCGCGCCGTCTCGGACCCCCATCGCCCGTCCGTTCGCGATGAGCACTTCCGTGGCAGGACAGCGGCATCGGATTTCTCCGCCGCGGGCGACCAGCCGTCGCACCAGCGCGGCCGTCAACTCCCCCGCTCCGCCGACCGGCACGGGGAAGCCGACATCCTGGCCGGTCATCGCGAGCAGCCAGCCGAAGACGGCGCTGCCCGCGTTGTCCACGGAAAGGTCGCTGTGCGCGGCGTTTCCGGCCAACAGCAACCGTGCCCCTTCACCGTCGAAGAGCTCTTCCCCGAAGCGACGGGCGGGCAAGGTGAGCATCCGGGCCAGGCGCAGCGCGTCGGCGGTCCCCGTGTGCCGCAGCAACCGCAGGGCCGGGCGCACCGGAGGGAAAGGCGTGAACAGGGCTTCGAGCAAGGGCTCACGGATGTCTTGCCATTGGGCGAACAAGCTCCGCCAGGCCGCGCCGTCGCCGCGCGCGAACTCGTCGACCGACGCGGCGGTCCGCTCGATGTCCCGTGAGAGCACCACGCATCTGTTGTCGGGCAACACGTGCGCGAGCACCTCCGGAGCATGCCGCCAGCGCAGGCCTTGCTCTTCGAGCCG contains these protein-coding regions:
- a CDS encoding phytoene desaturase family protein, coding for MSTEVFDAVVIGAGHNGLVAANLLADAGWSVVVLEQAGKPGGAVRTDEVTEPGFRNDLCSAFFPLTAVSPVIRDLRLEEQGLRWRHAPEVLAHVLPDNRCVVLSRDIERTAASVDEFARGDGAAWRSLFAQWQDIREPLLEALFTPFPPVRPALRLLRHTGTADALRLARMLTLPARRFGEELFDGEGARLLLAGNAAHSDLSVDNAGSAVFGWLLAMTGQDVGFPVPVGGAGELTAALVRRLVARGGEIRCRCPATEVLIANGRAMGVRDGAGDPIRARKAVLADVPATTLYGEMIAADQLPSRLLEDLGRFQWDSATVKVDWALSGPVPWTAEEARGAGTLHLGTDLDGLSAFGGDLVRGRSPHEPFLLFGQMTTSDPDRSPPGTEAAWAYTHVPRGVTEDRTALDRQVERIEKTVEANAPGFRDLIRGRYVQGPLELAGHDPSLVGGAINGGTTAIHQQLFFRPMPGLGRADTPVDRLFLAGSAAHPGGAVHGGPGSNAARAALARAGVLGDGYAAIVRAANRAVYG